Proteins co-encoded in one uncultured Draconibacterium sp. genomic window:
- a CDS encoding T9SS type A sorting domain-containing protein: protein MSINHTFKNKTKKDHFSKSIFWILAFSLLYLFNLSAYSANPTAWKSTPTSSSITLLPGNSQTFITGASDSDGDLSGCEWYLNGSNVAVHSMSGNSDTDGWSKTFSSPETFIVECVVYDSNWNYSSAAKWTVTVGNSETNTIHEFFDDFYYSKYNDNELINFGWNIVDGVSGPPANANYKKENITFETDPNSENNKFILLKTKTSNSFGSMELARIESKKIFLEGTYAAKVYFDNTPATYNDGYIETFYCINTLRYPNDPDYSECDFEYLPYDIWGGGDYRKKMYLTTWETFREEPWDPNNASTPIISDFSGWHTLLFQATNGQTVQYFIDGVLQSEHTLSNKNDSVYPETLMQIAFANWISPRENNTGLGASTSVRTCTMKVDWVYHSKDTELNTAQVESLVNDFRSNSIKRRNTMELRYDVSTNANPANGGTLSGAGQYISGSTANLMATASTGYKFVNWTENGTQVSTDANYSFTVTTSKTLVANFDNAVGVSDASEDIDINIYPNPANGKVVVEGKNIKTIEVFNVYGKIIKEIKVSSDKTLIYSNKLAKGIYILKLTTDDKILTTKILLN, encoded by the coding sequence ATGAGTATTAACCACACCTTTAAAAATAAAACAAAGAAGGACCATTTCTCAAAATCAATATTTTGGATATTAGCCTTTAGTTTATTGTATCTATTCAACCTCAGTGCATACTCGGCTAATCCTACAGCCTGGAAAAGTACTCCCACTTCAAGTAGTATCACTTTATTACCAGGCAATTCTCAAACTTTTATAACAGGAGCGTCAGACTCTGATGGAGATCTATCTGGCTGCGAATGGTACCTGAACGGCAGTAATGTAGCAGTACACAGTATGTCGGGAAATAGCGACACCGACGGCTGGAGCAAAACATTCAGCTCTCCAGAAACATTTATTGTTGAATGCGTTGTTTATGATTCGAACTGGAATTATAGCAGTGCTGCTAAATGGACAGTCACTGTTGGGAATTCTGAAACTAATACTATCCACGAGTTTTTCGATGATTTTTACTATTCAAAATACAACGATAATGAGCTAATTAATTTTGGATGGAACATTGTTGACGGGGTAAGCGGCCCCCCGGCGAATGCCAATTATAAGAAAGAAAACATCACATTTGAGACAGATCCCAACTCAGAAAATAATAAATTTATTTTACTCAAAACAAAAACTTCAAACAGCTTTGGAAGCATGGAGTTAGCTAGAATCGAATCAAAAAAAATCTTTCTTGAAGGAACATATGCCGCAAAAGTATATTTCGATAATACCCCTGCCACCTATAATGACGGATACATTGAAACATTTTATTGTATAAATACACTTCGCTACCCAAATGACCCAGATTATTCCGAATGTGATTTTGAATATTTACCTTATGACATATGGGGAGGTGGCGATTATAGAAAAAAGATGTATTTAACCACGTGGGAAACATTTCGGGAAGAACCGTGGGACCCCAATAATGCATCTACACCCATTATATCCGATTTCTCGGGTTGGCACACATTATTATTTCAGGCAACAAATGGGCAAACTGTACAATATTTTATCGACGGGGTGTTGCAGAGTGAACATACTCTTTCAAACAAGAATGATAGCGTTTATCCTGAAACATTGATGCAGATCGCATTTGCAAACTGGATTTCGCCCAGAGAGAATAACACAGGATTAGGGGCGTCTACATCTGTAAGAACATGTACAATGAAAGTAGACTGGGTTTATCATTCTAAAGATACAGAACTGAATACTGCTCAAGTTGAATCCCTGGTTAACGATTTCAGGAGTAATTCTATTAAAAGAAGAAATACAATGGAGCTCAGATATGATGTCTCAACGAACGCAAACCCGGCTAACGGTGGTACTTTGAGCGGAGCAGGACAATATATTTCAGGGAGCACTGCAAATTTGATGGCAACTGCATCAACCGGTTACAAATTTGTTAACTGGACAGAAAACGGAACACAAGTCTCGACAGATGCAAATTACAGTTTTACAGTAACTACCAGTAAAACGCTGGTGGCAAATTTCGATAATGCGGTTGGAGTATCTGATGCTAGTGAAGATATAGATATTAACATATACCCAAATCCGGCAAATGGAAAAGTTGTTGTTGAAGGGAAAAATATTAAAACTATTGAGGTCTTTAATGTTTATGGAAAAATTATCAAGGAAATAAAAGTTAGTTCAGACAAAACACTTATTTATTCTAACAAATTAGCAAAAGGAATATATATTTTAAAACTAACAACAGATGATAAAATCCTGACAACTAAAATATTGCTCAACTAA
- a CDS encoding CusA/CzcA family heavy metal efflux RND transporter, with protein MLQNIISFSVRQKYVALSLVVLMAIAGYFSLINLPINSQPDVTPVQVLVITKAGRYSPFDVEKLVSYPIETAMNGLPDVAEVRSISQFGLSAVTVEFDEGTDIYFARQIVSQRLQSIVDELPPGVSSPSLGPISTALGEIYQYVVKGENYSLSELREIQDWLIAPQLKIVRGVTEINSFGGFVKQYNVIIQPGLLRTYSIGISDVMDAIAQNNSVSGGNYIQHNGEQYIIRGVGQITSMDDVRNIIVKNIDNKPIFIRDIANVVEGKQIRQGGVTKDGKGEVITGIVMMLRGGNGREVISEIEDKIEEINQSLPEGVSVERFYDQSDLIERTTSTISTNLLEGGFLVIVVLLLLLGEISGALIVAMVIPFSMLFAFIGMREFGLAANLMSLGAIDFGMVVDGSVVMVENIVHDLQKNKKESKDEIIRKAANHVVRPIFFGVLIILMVYVPIMTFKGMEGILFRPMAITVAAAVFGSLLLALIFVPAMSAIVFRKKVKVRRNYLIEWMRPRYQKGLEKNMNKVWFVGSSALAIFVASIFLMTRLGTEFLPELDEGSILIEQVRMPSVTLEESMENANWLAGKIMENIPEVETVVPKTGRSDLANDWMGVHQTDVWVVLKPIEEWSKGVTKEDIISRIEPYLQTEPGLAYNFTQPIAMRVDELTSGVKSDLAVKIYGEDLDVLDQIGENISALLSGLPGTDNYYVEQSAGQPYLTVNIDREAVASFGLNVDDVQKVVEAGIGGQEAGQLYEGQRHFGIVVRYPENIRDQLPKIAEAPVHLPGGGYIPLKRVANIELQEGPREIQRENGWRRLIVGINIKDIDLGTYVSQLQEQINKSASIPSGYFIDYGGTFENQRRAMRHLMLVVPLSIFIIIGLMYLNFGKMRYAILILLNLPFALSGGVFLLWVRGMYLSVTASIGFVALFGVAVLNGIVLVDHINMLRKEKKGDLKKLVIEGSVDRLRPVLMTALVASLGFIPMAFNTGPGSEVQRPLATVVIGGLVTSTFLTLMVLPIAYYWIERKKSPAKEA; from the coding sequence ATGCTTCAAAATATAATTTCATTTAGTGTTCGTCAAAAATACGTAGCCTTATCATTGGTGGTGCTAATGGCAATTGCCGGCTATTTTTCGTTGATAAACCTTCCCATTAACTCACAACCGGATGTAACGCCGGTGCAGGTTTTGGTAATTACAAAAGCCGGCCGCTATTCTCCCTTTGATGTGGAGAAGCTGGTAAGTTATCCGATAGAAACGGCCATGAACGGTTTACCCGATGTGGCTGAAGTTCGGTCGATTTCGCAATTCGGACTTTCGGCGGTTACCGTTGAATTTGATGAGGGAACAGATATTTATTTCGCCCGGCAGATAGTTAGCCAGCGGCTGCAATCCATTGTTGATGAATTGCCGCCGGGAGTGTCAAGCCCTTCGCTGGGGCCAATATCAACAGCCCTTGGCGAAATTTATCAGTACGTGGTGAAAGGTGAAAATTACTCACTCTCGGAATTGCGCGAAATTCAGGATTGGTTGATTGCCCCGCAACTAAAAATTGTACGAGGAGTAACGGAGATTAATTCGTTTGGCGGATTTGTAAAACAGTATAATGTTATCATTCAGCCGGGTTTGTTGCGCACCTATAGCATTGGCATTTCTGATGTTATGGATGCCATTGCACAGAACAACAGTGTGTCGGGAGGAAATTATATCCAGCACAATGGCGAGCAGTACATTATTCGTGGAGTCGGGCAGATCACCAGTATGGATGATGTGCGAAATATCATCGTAAAAAACATCGATAATAAGCCCATTTTTATCAGGGATATTGCAAACGTTGTTGAAGGAAAGCAGATCAGGCAGGGTGGTGTTACCAAAGACGGGAAAGGCGAGGTAATTACCGGAATTGTTATGATGTTGCGTGGCGGAAATGGCCGCGAAGTTATCTCTGAGATCGAAGATAAAATTGAAGAAATAAACCAGAGTTTGCCGGAAGGTGTAAGTGTTGAAAGATTTTACGATCAGTCGGACCTGATAGAACGAACAACTTCCACTATTTCTACCAACCTTTTGGAAGGTGGATTTTTGGTAATCGTGGTTCTATTGTTGTTGCTTGGTGAAATTTCAGGTGCACTGATTGTAGCCATGGTAATCCCGTTCTCGATGTTGTTTGCTTTTATAGGAATGCGCGAGTTTGGGCTGGCCGCCAACCTGATGAGTTTGGGAGCCATCGACTTTGGAATGGTGGTAGACGGTTCGGTGGTAATGGTGGAAAACATTGTTCACGATTTGCAAAAGAACAAGAAAGAGTCGAAAGATGAGATTATTCGTAAAGCCGCTAATCATGTCGTGCGCCCGATCTTTTTCGGGGTACTTATTATTTTAATGGTTTATGTACCGATTATGACCTTCAAGGGAATGGAAGGAATTCTGTTCCGTCCGATGGCGATAACCGTTGCTGCTGCGGTGTTTGGATCGTTATTGCTGGCACTTATTTTTGTTCCGGCTATGTCGGCCATTGTATTTCGCAAAAAGGTAAAAGTACGCCGAAATTATCTGATTGAATGGATGCGGCCACGTTACCAAAAGGGACTGGAAAAGAACATGAACAAAGTTTGGTTTGTGGGATCTTCAGCCCTGGCAATTTTTGTGGCCTCTATATTTTTAATGACACGTTTGGGAACGGAATTCTTACCCGAGCTTGATGAAGGTTCTATTCTGATCGAGCAGGTACGGATGCCATCGGTAACATTGGAAGAATCGATGGAAAATGCTAACTGGCTGGCCGGAAAGATCATGGAAAATATCCCTGAAGTGGAAACGGTTGTTCCAAAAACGGGTCGGTCGGATTTGGCCAACGACTGGATGGGAGTACACCAAACCGATGTATGGGTGGTACTTAAACCCATTGAAGAGTGGTCGAAAGGCGTAACAAAAGAAGACATCATAAGCAGGATAGAGCCTTATTTGCAAACTGAACCCGGTTTGGCGTATAACTTCACCCAGCCAATTGCCATGCGCGTTGATGAATTAACCAGTGGTGTGAAATCCGACCTGGCAGTTAAAATTTACGGCGAAGATTTGGATGTTCTCGACCAAATTGGAGAGAATATTTCCGCATTGCTTTCTGGTTTGCCGGGTACCGATAATTACTATGTTGAGCAGTCGGCCGGACAGCCCTACTTAACCGTAAATATTGATCGGGAAGCGGTGGCGTCGTTTGGTTTGAATGTAGATGATGTGCAGAAAGTAGTGGAGGCTGGTATTGGCGGACAGGAAGCCGGACAGTTGTACGAAGGGCAACGACATTTCGGTATCGTAGTGCGCTATCCCGAAAATATACGTGACCAATTACCTAAAATTGCAGAGGCTCCGGTGCATCTGCCGGGTGGTGGTTATATTCCCTTAAAGCGTGTGGCAAATATTGAATTGCAGGAAGGCCCGCGCGAGATTCAGCGCGAAAATGGCTGGAGGCGTCTAATCGTTGGTATCAACATTAAAGACATCGACCTGGGAACCTACGTTTCGCAACTGCAGGAGCAGATAAATAAAAGTGCCAGTATCCCATCAGGCTATTTTATTGATTACGGCGGAACCTTCGAAAATCAGCGCCGTGCCATGCGTCATTTAATGCTGGTAGTGCCGCTTTCCATTTTTATCATTATCGGGTTAATGTACCTGAACTTCGGAAAAATGCGATACGCAATACTGATCTTACTGAACCTGCCATTTGCCTTGTCAGGAGGAGTGTTTCTGTTGTGGGTACGAGGTATGTATTTATCGGTAACCGCAAGTATTGGATTTGTAGCTTTGTTCGGAGTCGCGGTGTTAAACGGCATTGTACTTGTCGATCATATAAATATGCTGCGGAAAGAGAAAAAGGGCGATCTGAAAAAGCTGGTTATTGAAGGATCGGTAGATCGTTTGCGGCCGGTATTAATGACGGCCCTGGTAGCGAGTTTGGGGTTTATTCCAATGGCATTTAATACCGGCCCCGGTTCCGAAGTGCAACGTCCGCTGGCAACCGTGGTAATTGGTGGTTTGGTAACCTCTACATTTTTAACACTAATGGTTTTGCCAATTGCTTATTATTGGATCGAACGTAAAAAGTCACCGGCAAAAGAGGCGTAG
- a CDS encoding efflux RND transporter periplasmic adaptor subunit, whose translation MKTKFIHLGIVMILFSFAACNSGNEPKEEKAVIETDVPPSLKDGKEKVVTIKLSDKERDELSIKTEVIKSEFVDHQILAPGVVFPSPGHSSIISTPINGQVTAIKVYEGSWVNKGQELFRIQSLEYGNLISEYLQAYAQESFQRSRLARLEQLVEERISSTSELEQATAEYQRASASLKSAYAKLRAVGVPDSEIAQLSNSGNFEPTLKIVAPINGIIEKNFVELGQSVNALENLSRVLDTRQVLIRGYVSPGDAVLVEPGNFVDISKREQEDITIKGKITSINPGLDETSRSVVVNIIIPSEDGWPKPGENLRLAITSGSQKETVAIHLQALTYDGDQPIVFVKKDGNTFERRPIEVDQIKGDYVFVASGLSAGEEVAVTKVFSLKALSRFDIISEE comes from the coding sequence ATGAAGACCAAATTTATTCACCTCGGAATTGTAATGATCCTTTTCTCATTTGCAGCCTGCAATTCAGGAAATGAGCCGAAAGAAGAAAAAGCAGTGATAGAAACTGATGTTCCGCCATCGTTAAAGGATGGCAAGGAGAAAGTGGTTACGATCAAGTTGTCGGATAAAGAACGCGACGAACTTTCGATAAAAACGGAAGTGATAAAAAGCGAATTTGTCGATCATCAGATTTTGGCACCTGGAGTTGTTTTTCCCTCGCCGGGGCATTCCAGTATTATCAGTACGCCAATTAACGGACAGGTAACTGCCATAAAAGTTTACGAAGGCAGTTGGGTGAATAAAGGGCAGGAATTGTTTCGTATTCAAAGTCTGGAATATGGGAACCTGATTTCGGAATATTTGCAGGCTTATGCACAGGAATCGTTTCAGAGAAGCCGACTGGCTCGTTTGGAACAATTGGTTGAAGAACGGATTAGTTCTACCAGTGAACTGGAGCAGGCAACAGCAGAGTACCAGCGGGCGTCGGCGTCGTTAAAATCGGCCTATGCCAAGTTGCGGGCAGTGGGTGTTCCCGATTCGGAGATTGCACAACTTTCAAACTCAGGAAATTTTGAACCGACACTAAAAATTGTAGCGCCAATAAATGGAATAATTGAGAAGAATTTTGTGGAGCTGGGGCAATCGGTAAATGCGCTGGAAAACCTTTCCCGCGTGCTCGATACCCGACAGGTTTTGATACGCGGTTATGTTTCTCCCGGAGATGCTGTGTTGGTAGAACCCGGCAATTTTGTTGATATTTCAAAACGCGAGCAGGAAGACATAACGATTAAAGGGAAGATAACTTCCATTAATCCCGGATTGGATGAAACCAGCCGCTCGGTGGTGGTAAATATTATTATCCCTTCGGAAGATGGCTGGCCAAAACCGGGCGAGAATCTGAGGTTGGCAATTACTTCCGGATCGCAAAAAGAAACAGTAGCTATTCATTTGCAGGCACTTACTTACGATGGCGATCAGCCCATTGTTTTTGTGAAAAAAGATGGCAATACCTTTGAGCGCCGTCCAATTGAAGTGGATCAAATAAAAGGCGATTATGTGTTTGTTGCCTCAGGACTTAGTGCCGGCGAAGAAGTGGCTGTTACAAAAGTTTTTAGCTTAAAAGCGCTGTCTCGTTTCGATATCATTTCTGAAGAATAA
- a CDS encoding TolC family protein, giving the protein MLRLTKFSLVFLLFVAGNVYGQDELLTIQQAVEQAISNNAGLNQMRSRLVQKENEWRTNTGISAPEISYFKEGISDDPTAPFAEKRFAITQEVDFPLTSVYRVKALKQEAEAQQNVIEAKEKEISSQVKGKYIEVVYALYLQRSRENQLKLAQDLYNAVYTKFETGLGNGIDLANAEIQLDEGRNDLDQSEWILHQARYGLFNVMGLPIEQQKYSIQFADTLYATDIDISQIQALAVQEEQPAYRASMNMLNASHYFLKEAKSNILPDVRFSLYKQDYGTGYDFNGFEVGLSIPIWYPFDQKGKIQMATARKEELLWSQKEIQLNMKKEIEYAWHNYSVSRSIVNRYHDSMQERSSKLQSMSLRAYQLGEIDLLELLNAQQIYLKSEQRYLTALRDYYMQLAALEQYLNQELIY; this is encoded by the coding sequence ATGTTAAGACTAACAAAATTCAGTTTGGTTTTTCTGTTATTTGTGGCTGGCAACGTTTACGGACAAGACGAGTTGTTAACCATTCAGCAGGCCGTAGAACAAGCTATTTCTAACAATGCCGGGCTCAACCAAATGCGCTCACGTTTGGTTCAAAAAGAAAACGAGTGGCGAACCAACACTGGCATCTCGGCTCCCGAAATCAGTTATTTTAAGGAAGGTATCAGCGATGATCCAACTGCTCCTTTTGCCGAAAAACGTTTTGCTATAACACAGGAGGTGGATTTCCCGTTAACGTCGGTTTATCGGGTAAAGGCTTTAAAACAGGAGGCTGAAGCGCAACAAAATGTTATTGAGGCTAAAGAGAAAGAGATCAGTTCGCAGGTAAAAGGTAAATACATTGAAGTGGTGTATGCCTTATATTTGCAGCGCTCGCGAGAGAATCAGTTAAAACTCGCACAAGATTTATACAATGCGGTTTATACCAAGTTTGAAACGGGATTAGGAAACGGCATTGATTTGGCCAATGCCGAAATTCAGTTGGATGAGGGCCGAAATGATCTCGACCAAAGTGAGTGGATTTTACACCAGGCACGTTACGGACTTTTTAATGTTATGGGATTGCCCATCGAACAGCAGAAATACAGTATTCAGTTTGCCGACACCTTGTATGCAACCGACATTGATATTTCGCAAATTCAGGCGCTTGCCGTTCAGGAAGAGCAGCCCGCTTACCGTGCTTCGATGAATATGTTGAATGCCTCTCATTATTTTTTGAAAGAAGCAAAAAGTAACATATTGCCCGATGTTCGATTTAGTTTATACAAACAGGATTATGGAACCGGATACGATTTTAACGGATTCGAAGTTGGTTTAAGCATTCCAATTTGGTATCCGTTCGATCAGAAAGGAAAAATACAAATGGCTACCGCCCGAAAAGAGGAGCTGCTTTGGAGCCAAAAGGAAATTCAGTTAAACATGAAAAAGGAAATTGAATATGCCTGGCACAATTATTCGGTGAGCCGGTCGATTGTGAATCGTTATCATGATTCGATGCAGGAGCGTTCATCGAAACTGCAGAGCATGTCGTTAAGAGCCTACCAACTGGGTGAAATTGACCTCCTTGAATTGTTGAATGCGCAACAGATATACTTAAAAAGCGAGCAGCGTTATTTAACTGCTCTGCGCGATTATTATATGCAATTGGCTGCCCTCGAGCAGTACCTCAATCAGGAATTAATCTATTAG